From Synechococcales cyanobacterium CNB:
GCAGATCAACGGCATGGCGCCCGGAGCGCAGGTCGGGAGCGCCCTGCTCTTCCAGCCCCTCAGGGACCACGCCATCCTCTGGCGCGACACGCCCGAGAGCTGGATCGACATGCACCCCTCCTTCCATCCCAACAAGAACTCCTACATGTTCGCCACCACGGGCGATCTGCACGTGGGCCGATCCAACGGGCGCGCCGGCATCTGGTTCGGCGACGACCCCGACAGTTTCCACGACCTGCACCAGTACGTCCCCGGCTCGCCGAGCGGCTCGAACGCCGACGACATCGCCATCCGCGCCGGGCGTGTCTACGTCGCCGGCCGCGCCACCTTCACCCGCACCCAGGCCGTCGTCTGGATCGGCACCCCCGTCGAAACAACCGCCGCGCCTCCCACGCCCCCCCTCCGCGCGGCGGGTCGCCCACCTCGCGCCTCCACACCGCCCGGTCGTGCAGCCTGCCGTCGCCCCCCACCCACAACTCCACGCTCGTCGCCCACAGCCGGAACCCGCCCCAGTGCGGCGGGCGGGGGATCTCAACCTCCCCCCCCTCCCCCAGCAGGTGCATGGGCGTGATGCCGAAGCGCTCCATCACCTCGCGCGTCCGTTCGAGCAGCGCCGCGCGCGAGGGCATCGGGCGGCTCTGCTCGCTCGCCCATGCGCCGAGGCGCGAGAGGAGCGGACGACGCCGGAAGTAGACGTCGCTCTCCTCGGCGGGCGAGCGCACCACCACGCCCTCGACGCGCGCCTGCCGCTCGGCGTGGTCCCAGTGGAAAACGGCCGCAGCCCGTCCGCTCACCTCGCACTCGCGTCCCTTACGGCTCTCGTAGTTCGTGTAGAACACCAGGTACCCGTCCTCGACGCTGATGCCGCGGCAGAGCACCACCCGCGCCGAAGGCCCCCCCTCTCCGGCCGTCGCCAGCACCATCGCGTCCGGATTCGGCGTCGCCTTCGCGCGCAGCCCCTCGTCGAACCACGCCCTCAGCATCGCCATCGGCGAGGACGGCAGTTCCTCCGGTAGCCCGCCATCCAGCCCTCCCAGCGACCACGCGTCGTCCACTCGGCACCCCGCTTCCTGCCCAAACACGAACCATCGTCCACACGCCGCTCGCCCCCGTCCACACTCGCCCCGGGGAAGAATAGTTGATATACTTATCCGAAATGCGCGCCCTCATCCATCCCGACCCCGCCCGCTGGGAGCTCCGCCGCATCGCCGTCATCGGCGCGGGGGCGATGGGCACCAGCCTCGCCGCGATCCTCGGCCGCGTCGTCCCGATCGTCGTCGTCGCGCGCAGCCCGGAGCGTGCCGCGCAGCTGGTCCGTGACGGCGCGCGCACCACGGGTCAGATCGAGGCCCGGGCCGCTCCCATCGTTGTCCGTCGCCTCGACGATCTTGTCGCCATCGGGGGCGCGAGCGCGATCTTCGTCGCAACGAAGACGACGGCCATCCCCGGCGTCGCCGCCGACCTGCGCCCACTCCTGCCGCGCCTGGCCGACCAGCCCGCGGGACTCTTCGTCGTCAGCTACCAGAACGGCATCGAGCCTGGCCGCCAGCTCGCCGACCTGCTCGCCCATGCCGGCGTGCTGCGCATGGTCCTCGGCTTCGGCGCAACCATGCACCCCGCCACCGGAGAAGTTCGCGTCACGTTGAACGCGCCTCCGCACGCCATCGGATCCATCGAGCCGGCCCACGAGCCGGTCTGCCGCGCCATCGCCGCCCTCCTCAGCCGTGCTGGCCTCGAGACCACCTACGAGCCTGCCATTGAGCGCCGCGTGTGGGAAAAGGCCGTCGTCAACGCCGCGATGAACCCGGTCGCCGCGCTGGTCAACGCGGGCATCGGACCCGTGCTCGACTCACCCGCCTCGATGATCGTCGAACGCCTGCTCGCCGAGGGTGCGGCCGTCGCCCGCGCCGAGGGCCTCCCCCTCGGCGACGACTACCTTGCCGCCGCCCGCATCCTGCTCCGGCGTGCCTCGGACCACACGCCCAGCATGGTCGAGGACGTCCGCCTCGGCCGCGAGAGCGAGGTCGGCCAACTCAACCGCCAGATCATCGAGCACGCGCGGCGCGTCGGTGTCCCCACGCCCACGCACGAGATCGTCAACGCCCTGATCGAGACCTTCGACTGGAAGGTCTACCACGACGCCGCGCACCCCGCGCCGACGCTACCCTCCCCTCCATGATCGCCCCACGAACCTGTGCCGTTGCCCTGGCAGCGTGCCTCGGCGCACCAGCGGCCGCCGACGACGACGCTTACCGCCTCTCCGCCGCGCCCGCTCGTGTCGAGTTTCAACCCGACAACACCGCACCCGGCACACCATCCACGAACTGGTGGCGCAATCCCGGCGAGTTCACCCGCGCCGGCTCCACCTGGCTCACCATCGGCGGCGGCGTCGCGCCGGATTTCTCCGACAACACCGACTACAACGCCTACATCGCCTGGAGCAGGTTCCTCGTGGACGACGTCGAGATGATGCTCGAACTCGGCGGCTGGTACCACGATCAGCCCCACGACAACGCCTACGGATTCAACCCGAACCTCGTCTTCCGATGGCACTTCATCAAGTCCGAAGACCTCGCGTGGACCGTCTACGCCGACGCCGGCATCGGACTCCTCCTCAACACCGACGACGTACCCCAGGGAGGCACGAACGTCAACCTCATGCCCCGTGCCGGCGCCGGCGTCACCCGACGAATCACCGACGACGGCGCACGCCTCATCCTCGGCGTCCGCTGGCACCACATCTCCAACGCACGCATCAACGGCCAGGACGAGAACCCCTCACGCGATGCCCCCATGTTCTACGCGGGCGTCGCCTTCCCCTTCTGACCTCGACATCCTCAAACACGCCCGCGATGAGCGCACGCTCGAACACGCCCGGGATGAGCGAGTCCCCGAGTGAGTCCCGAGATCAAAGAGAGCGTCACCCTGCCTTGGCGAGTTTCACGCTGGGCGTCACGTCCGTCGCGACGACGCGGTTACGCCCCTCCGCCTTTGCCCGGTAGAGGTTCTGGTCCGCCGCCTCGATCCACTCCTCTGCCGAGAGTGTCGCCGATCCCGACGAGCCCACAAGCCCGATCGAGGTCGTGACGTGGCGTTCGGGGTGCCGCTGCCAGACGTGCTGTTCGAATCCCGCGCGGATTCGCTCGCACAGCACCAGCGCCGCCTCGACGCTCGTGTCGGGCATGATGACCGCGAACTCCTCGCCCCCCATCCGGCACGCCACGTCCGACTGTCGGCACTCGCGCTGCAGCAGCGTCGCCATCCCCTGGATCACCGCGTCGCCCGCCGGGTGCCCGTACGTGTCGTTCACGGACTTGAAGTGGTCCATGTCCAGGATCGCCATCGAGAGCGCGCGAACGTGCCGCACGCACCCCGACACCTCGTCGGGCCAGCGCTTGTCGAAGTGCGCGCGGTTCCACAGGCCCGTCATGCCATCGATCTGCGCTCGCTGCGACAGCATCGTCAGCAACTGGCTCAGCCTCAGCGCGGCCCGCACTCGCACGCGCAGCTCCGTGAGGTCGAACGGCTTGGTCACGTAGTCCACCGCACCCAGGTCGAACGCCGTCACCTTGTCCTGCGGGCTTTGAAGCCCCGACAGCACGATCACGGGAATGTGCTGTGTTGCCGCGTTCTCCTTCAGGTTCCGGAGCACCTCGAACCCGTCCATCTCCGGCATGTCCAGGTCCAGCAGCACCACCGCCGGAGGGTTCGACGAAGCCAGCGCAAGCCCCTCGGGTCCGCTCAGCGCCTGCAGCAGCTGAAGGCCTTCCGGCTTCAGTCGCGCTCGCAACAGACGGTGCACGTCCGCCGAATCATCGATCACCAGCGCGACCGGCTGCGCGTCCTCGTGCCTGTTCGCCTCGGGTTCCATCGGTTCGTCGTCCCCCAGCCCAGCGCGTCGTCACTCAACCGCGGATCCACGATCAGTTCGAGCCGTTCCTCCCTCCCTGCGCCGCCCGCTCGCAGAGCATGATCAACTCGTCCACCTCCTGCGCGACTGCCGCGATCGCACCGTCGTTCGGCAGCGCGCGCAACTGGTCCTCGAGCGCGCCGGCCGCCGACGTCAGCGCGGGATACCCGTACCCCGCCCCGGCCCCGCGAAGCTGGTGCGCCAGCCGCGTCAGGTCCACGCGGTTCCCGGACTCGAACGCCGTGCGGATGCTCCGCACACGCTCGGGGATGTCACCGATGAACTCCTCCACCACCTCTTTCATCGCCGGGTCGTTCGCGTACAGGCTCGGCAACGGCGGCAACGCGCCCCACGACGGGTTCGGCTGGGCCATGAAGCACCTCCACCGAACTCATCGACTGCCCCACTCCGGGAGTTCACCCCTCCAACCCGCTCGCAATAACTGTCCCCGCACGACCCACACACACCCGACCACCCCACTGCCGATCCCCGCTCCAACGCCCGAGAACTCCTCCTGGGGCCGGGCCTTGCAGGCCCCGTCTCCGCTTCTCCTACTTCTCATCCGGACTCATCGTCGCGCCCGCTCCGACTGCCGCCGCCGCGCCCCGGCGAGCCTCATGCACACGTCTCAGCGCAACCTGCGCATCCGTCAACAGGCTGAAAAGCATCGGCACCAGCAGCAGCGTGAACACCGTCGAGACCAGCAGCCCACCGACCACCACGCTCCCCAGCCCGCGGTACAACTCCGACCCCGACCCCGGCATCAGCACCAGTGGCGCCATCCCGCCCACCGACGTCAGCGTCCCCATGAAGATCGGGCGCACGCGCGACTTCACGGCCTCCGCGATCGCCCTGCGCGGCTCCATCGCCGGCGCATCCTCGCTCCCACGCATGAAGTTCAGCGACTGGTGCACGATCAGGATCGCGTTGTTCACCACCACGCCGATCAGAATGATGAACCCCAGCATCGTCAGCACGTCCATCGACTGCACCGGCAGGTAGCGGTCCTTCACGCTCCACGCGTGCACGACGGCCAGCGCGGCGAACCCACCCAGCGTCGCCAGCGGCACACTGAACATGATCACCAGCGGCCTGAGGAAACTCTGGAACAGGATGCACATCAGCAGATACACCGTCGCCAGAGCCAGCACCAGCGAACTCTCCAGCGCACCCAGCAGCGTCCCGTCGCCCAGCAGCGCGCTCTGCACCGCACGCAACTTGCTCGCCGATCCCGCGTACCCCGTCGCCACGCCGGGTGCGATCCGACCGTCCGCACGCATCTCCGCCAGCAGCGCCTCGATCTCATCCACCGCACGCTCCAGCGGCAGCCCCGGCGGCGGCGTGAACTGCAGCGTCACCGACCGCTGACGACCGACGTGGTTGATCTGTGGCGGCGCAACCGTCCGTTCAAAGT
This genomic window contains:
- the pdxH gene encoding pyridoxamine 5'-phosphate oxidase, with protein sequence MFGQEAGCRVDDAWSLGGLDGGLPEELPSSPMAMLRAWFDEGLRAKATPNPDAMVLATAGEGGPSARVVLCRGISVEDGYLVFYTNYESRKGRECEVSGRAAAVFHWDHAERQARVEGVVVRSPAEESDVYFRRRPLLSRLGAWASEQSRPMPSRAALLERTREVMERFGITPMHLLGEGGEVEIPRPPHWGGFRLWATSVELWVGGDGRLHDRAVWRREVGDPPRGGGAWEARRLFRRGCRSRRRPGCG
- a CDS encoding ketopantoate reductase family protein, which produces MRALIHPDPARWELRRIAVIGAGAMGTSLAAILGRVVPIVVVARSPERAAQLVRDGARTTGQIEARAAPIVVRRLDDLVAIGGASAIFVATKTTAIPGVAADLRPLLPRLADQPAGLFVVSYQNGIEPGRQLADLLAHAGVLRMVLGFGATMHPATGEVRVTLNAPPHAIGSIEPAHEPVCRAIAALLSRAGLETTYEPAIERRVWEKAVVNAAMNPVAALVNAGIGPVLDSPASMIVERLLAEGAAVARAEGLPLGDDYLAAARILLRRASDHTPSMVEDVRLGRESEVGQLNRQIIEHARRVGVPTPTHEIVNALIETFDWKVYHDAAHPAPTLPSPP
- a CDS encoding acyloxyacyl hydrolase, producing MIAPRTCAVALAACLGAPAAADDDAYRLSAAPARVEFQPDNTAPGTPSTNWWRNPGEFTRAGSTWLTIGGGVAPDFSDNTDYNAYIAWSRFLVDDVEMMLELGGWYHDQPHDNAYGFNPNLVFRWHFIKSEDLAWTVYADAGIGLLLNTDDVPQGGTNVNLMPRAGAGVTRRITDDGARLILGVRWHHISNARINGQDENPSRDAPMFYAGVAFPF
- a CDS encoding diguanylate cyclase, whose product is MEPEANRHEDAQPVALVIDDSADVHRLLRARLKPEGLQLLQALSGPEGLALASSNPPAVVLLDLDMPEMDGFEVLRNLKENAATQHIPVIVLSGLQSPQDKVTAFDLGAVDYVTKPFDLTELRVRVRAALRLSQLLTMLSQRAQIDGMTGLWNRAHFDKRWPDEVSGCVRHVRALSMAILDMDHFKSVNDTYGHPAGDAVIQGMATLLQRECRQSDVACRMGGEEFAVIMPDTSVEAALVLCERIRAGFEQHVWQRHPERHVTTSIGLVGSSGSATLSAEEWIEAADQNLYRAKAEGRNRVVATDVTPSVKLAKAG
- a CDS encoding Hpt domain-containing protein, with amino-acid sequence MAQPNPSWGALPPLPSLYANDPAMKEVVEEFIGDIPERVRSIRTAFESGNRVDLTRLAHQLRGAGAGYGYPALTSAAGALEDQLRALPNDGAIAAVAQEVDELIMLCERAAQGGRNGSN